The sequence gaagagagaaggagattgagaaagagatagaatgagacgaagatggagatagatgaagcgaaaaagacggagggaggagtgaataaaaggattaggaaaaagtgtagagggggggagggcagagtcagacggaaaaagcttattaaaatgtatgcagataggccaaatttagggcaggaaaacgtctgccgggtcttctagtatgtatataaaattcaaattatgtatgcatgtatgtaggtATTGATCGGGTTGCGTCgtaacggatcgaccgatcacaaccaaatttgcacaacccactagaaaccttccagggatggtcataggctaaaaataattttttttgtcaacttcagtctatctacatcttctatatctatataaaattaaaaatttcgaaaacaataaaGTTTTCATAACAAGGATTCCATTATTACCGACTTTACCAATTTCCTATTAGCTCAcggacagttgttgttgttgttgtagcgataaggttgctccccgaaggctttggggagtgttatcgatgtgatggccctttgccggatacaattccggtacgctccggtaacacagcaccattaaggtgctagcccgaccatcttgggaacgatttatatgaccacgttaaaccttcaggccatccctccctccccaccccaacttccatgaggagcttggggtcgccagaacctcgtctgttagtgaaacaggattcgccacggataggtgaggttgacaatggggtttggagaagctatatattgcgctggcaacctgaaaagttgCACtactcaaccccttgaatctggtattttagtcgcctcttacgacaggcatatctaccgcgggtatattctgaccccctaacccgctggggactcacggacagtcattagctgtagtaggAGTCAATCTTCCCAACTCATttttcacccatggccaattatacATAGCctccagagttggctcatcggaaaatctttttatttataccaaataatattacaaaaaatattgtatatcctattCTTTTCAGCAATacctaaattcgcaaatacacaacctaaaataagtttaaaatttgtgttatttatatatattatatttttatagaaacgtggggtgaagcccacgggcataagctagttttTAATAAAGTTCATTTTACCTTATTGTGCTTgctatctggctcacaaattgaaccagacttctacctggatttatctggctcaaatcgttgttgttgcatttacatgcaaaattatttatctggctcaggattttgccaccggatgatagctatcgTCATTGTATTgagttaaagctggagacattggtgctttatcggtaaccgtatcggtaaccttatgacagctgattcgaccaaccttatgagaatcaatgcaatcgattattggtgccgctaaggtcgtaaccgtatcgtagccaaccaattgggttttggttaccgtcgtaacgataaacagctgattacgttagggaaaCGGATACAgagatacgacatacggcaccaatgactccagcttaaactCCGAACACTGCCTAGTGGGAATTTGCACCTCAAATAAACCGCAACCAGAACAGCTGATATTTTTTCTAAATCTTGATCCAATTGCACTTTCTTGCATAGATTTTTTTTAGCAACGGCTACCTCAGCAGCAAACAATTAAGAACGTGAAATTGCATGAAATGATAAGTGGCGGATGTGCACACAAGATAGAAGTGGATAATTTGGAAAACGGTGAAATTATAAGACACAAACTACTTCTAATAAAAGGTCAAATCCGTCATCAAACAATATCAACATCAGTATCGGCAACACATGCCACATCAAAGTGTACTGGACAGCAAACAATTGCATTACTTGTGAAATCGCAATCGGTAGAGTACAAACGAAAACATAGCACTGGCCGGCTAGTGCAACAACAATCGCAAATATCAAGAAATGGTCAGTTCAAACTACTAACTGATCTAAGCCAGCATGTGGCAGAGTCAGAGAACCAACAATTGCCGTTAAAATTAGAGTTGAAATTTTGCAACATTGTGCAGCATTTGCAAATATTTTATGAATCTGTCACGTTGAACCAAAACAGTTATCAATTACAACCATTATATATCGTGTGCGGCGATCGAAAGCCCTCTAAAGAAGAGTTAcatgaaaattgcgaaaaaatcaATTTGAATTTACATTTAGTACAAAGCATATATGCTGAACAACTACGATCGGCTGGCTTTGGTCGACGTACGTTTGCGTTGCACAAAGGTTGTCAAGTATTTGAGACGAGGCAAAGGTGCGAGCAAGTGTGGCAACAAAACGAGGATAATTTGTGGCAAAACTTTGCACAAGAGCTACTCAATTCATGCGCTTGGGGTGAGAAACCAAATTTGAAATTTGTAGCATTTATTGGTTGTACAAAATATGATGGCGAAAAAGTGGCTGCGTCGGAAGATTTTTCCTACGCAAACATACGCCGTCATTTAAAAGGCCACGCAGCTTTGGGTGGTGGTGGCTTGGCGCTCTTTGGCACTGGTTATTTTTATGCATGGCCGAAAAACGTTAGTGAAATCTCTTCTTGCTTTAGCAACATTAAGCCGGTAGATCTAACACTCTTTCCAGATGATAGTAACTATCGGCGTACACACGGTGGCGTTTATGCCACTACTCTTGGTTCTGTAGTGCATGAAATTGGTCATACATTTGATCTTGGCCACACTAAAGATGGTGTAATGGGCAATGGTTTCGATTATATTAATCAGGTTTTCACTACAGATAACCTAACCGAATGTTTACCCGATAGAATAATACAGCAACAGGCTCCAAACGCAAATGTAGCACAACCAGCTAATCGTccgcgttttacacaactcaagCGCACGtccaataattttttgcaaaaatatcacgAGCAAAAATCAAGCGAACCATTTTATTTTACTCGTAATTGTTTGATTATTCTGGCGCATCACAAATGGTTCACATATCTCAATTGCAACAACGGTGGAGCGGAGAAAGCTGAAGATAAACTGATTATATATGATGCGATAAGTAATTGTGTGATATCCAAAGCCGTTGAAAGTCACCCGCTGTGTTTGATTGAAGTGCGCTCTGTGGACAATAGTTTAGTTAAATGCTGGTACGAAATGCAGTCGGACAAAGATAAGAACGCAATTTATAAATTTCAATTGCCAAGAGAAGCGATTGAAGCGATTCAAAAGAATCATTACTTGTTCGTATTGACGCAAACGGGTTTGATTACGCGATTGTGTGAAGGCTAAGGCGCATACATTTGCATATTGAAAAGTTAACATATTCGATGTatggttttgtataaaatttgtaaCGTAAATATTGCTAAAGGGCAACGTGAAAAAAGGTGAGTCAAAAATAACTAaatttacatttatatattttacaagttTATTAGAATTGATTTTCAATATCAGTTTGATTGCACCTTTTTCaactattttatgaaaaaatgtaAAAAGGGCCAAAATACATACTTATAATATCAGGTTCGCCTAAAAGCACGCAATGTTTTGTCCACTAGGGACACCCTCGTAAAATATGCCCAAGTATTAGAAATTAATATTAACGAAGTTTTAAGCCAATCCGATAACGTTAACCTCATGGATGtcgaaatttaattaaaaatgctGTTTTTCGTTTGTAAAATGGAAAGCAGGAGTCTCATTCTAGGGTTGTTCAATTGGAAATTTTGTTCGTATTAAGTTGGATATTCAAGGGTATCATGAAATTCAATTGTTGCCGGAATCGGATTTGAAACCAATAAACATAAATATCTGCCAAACCAAAATGTTTTCAATTCAATGCAGCAATGTTCATTAGTTTCAAGTCCAATTCTggcaacaattggattccatgacactCCTGTTTCTTATTTTCCATTCAACTATGAAGTTTAGCGGCATTACCATTTATCAAATAGTGTCGAGGTGATCGCATTAAAACACAAATGCTGTGTCTCAACGTTGCACAACGTTTTTACTAAGATAGATAGTTTTTGTTACTTCAGAGGGAAAAACTGAGATGGCACACCGAGTGAAAAAAATTAGAACCATGAACTAAGCATAAGCAGAGGAGTTACTGTCGAGGTGCTGAAGAGGTTAGGGCTGTAAAAAGTTACATATTCTTaaacaaatgtaaattttttttagagaTGCAGGTCGAACTGCACCAGCAATCAAAACCACAAGgtcacattgttgttgttgttgtagcgataaagacaatctccgaaggttttggggagtgttatcgatgttgagggtcctttgccggatatagattcggtatgttccggtaacaagcaccattaaagtttAACCCGTctatctcgggaacaattttCTGTCACCATATTGAACCTTTTGTTCCATCCCGTCCCCCACCCCAGATTTACATGACGATCGGCGGAGcgtcggctgctaaagaaacaggattcgccatgagCAGgcgaggctgacaattgggttggagtagccataaattgcgctggcatctcttgaaagggttgcgccacacaaccGTGCCCTACTGTTCCCTAACTAATACAAATACCCCTAAGTCGCTGTTGAGGAAAGTAACGtccccagggagacgcgcgtcactctagctcaacgtCGATGGATACTTGAATAGGTTGAACTCTTACTTATCTCGAATCAAACCGCGACATACCCAGTGTATGTACTGCTTGTAACGTTTCCCTacaagacaccaaccatcttttcatagcaatgtggaactaacgccaCTAACAGTTatcttcgcttcccaaggcagttggttctatgtaccggatcgACTCGGGATTCACTGGtacaaccctgttgaaacagcaagttttctcgAACTCCCGCTAGAGAATATTGATAAGAGTAGCTAAACTATTTTGAGCTGGACGGTAACGTTATGCGCGTGAATTGAAAATTCCTGGCGCATATGTGGAGTGAAGAAAAACGAAGAACAGTTGATAAGCGTTTCGGTCCAACATCTGAGCATTTAAGGGCAGCTCGAAAAACTCAGGCGATGTGCTTTGATAGGACGTTAGGAAATACTGGCCGTTATAATGTAACCTGCTTGTCCTAAAGCAATTAGTAGGAAAAATCCCTGCATTCCGTCATCATATTTTGGAAATACTTATAAAATGAGCTATTAGTTGCAAAATAGGCACATGCCTCGCCGTGTCCAAGCTAGAGAATTGACCTTCGCTTATTGGATTGGCTTTCTATTAAGCAAAAATACTTTCAAAGAACGTGTAGCTTTTCATCATACATTTCTTTTCGACGACACTTTTTAAGTTCTAATATTGATACGGATTTCTAACACTATTACATAACATATGATATAAAAAAGGTCTACGAGTAATTATTGACATGGCggaaaaagtaaaattaaacgAAATTATTTAAATTCACACTTGACAAAAGACGAAAAATAAGGATCATTGCGGTTAGAAGTTGTTTCTGAGTTTAGGCACCCTTTTCTTAAAGAAtgcaaattaaagtttaagttgggtaaattgagttttaaaaaaactcttgcactttatttcaatgccgctcaaaaactgactaagctttacattttactcttatttataacttacaaatagtttacaataggcatattgaataggatgtttatcttaatacgataccttagtaattttactcctggcattgcatcagctggctaacgcaatgtccgtatgtgggaatggaatgttacaacggatttcgtaaataaatcaaatagcaacgtttaaagaattttgtttatatttgccacctgatttgagtggagttgttgttgttgttgtagcaatactcgccccacctaatagccgcgaccgatcacaaattgtcatcaatatcctctaacgggagtccaaggaaacttgccgtttcaacaggggtggaccataaggaaaggggtgttagatgcgttggttccacattacaattaaagagatggttggtgtcatgtggggacacattgcaagcggggcatacattttgtatgtcggggttgattctggataggtaagagtttaacctgttacagtatccagaacgaagttgagcaagagtgacacgcgtttccctggggagtatgcgttcctcttccgcgagttctggatatttttcttcaagtactggattcaccgggcaattcccgacataaagttccgacgcctgtctatggagttcaccaaggacctgcttgtattttttcgcttcatacggctgggttctcaggtgccgtatttcctcaaaatgcttacggagatgactccttaggcccctaggcggtgctggttcgtcaatcagatgtctgttgggatgcccaggtttctgggtattcaacagaaactgtttggtcagcatctcatttctctccctgatggggagtattctcgcctcattatgcagatggtgttctggggacataagaagacagcccgtggcgattctgagagcagtattttggcaggcctgtagtttcttccagtgggttgtttttaggcttggcgaccatatgggtgacgcgtagcacgtaatcggctggctaattgctttgtatgtggtcatgagcgtttctttatcttttccccaggtactgccagcaagggatttgaggattttattacggctctgaattctcggaacaattgcggttgcgtgcgcaccaaaatgtagatcctgatcaaacgtcacacccaagatcttggggtgtaggacagtcggtagcgtagtgccatcgtcgtggatgttcaatatggtcgacatttggggcgtccatgttgtaaataaggtcgcggaagatttagtcggtgacaatgccaggtttcgcgaggcgaaaaaactggagagatcagggagatagccgtttattttattgcatagctcatcgatctctgggcatgggcctgtggccattattgtacagtcatcggcgtaggaatcgattgtgactccttccggtggtgaaggtagcttagatatgtagaaattaaacaaaagtggggataggacaccaccctgtggcaccccttgtttaattctctttggttttgatgtttcgtttctgaattgcaccgatgcctgccgaccacccagataatttgcggtccaccttttaagacatgggggaagggtagacccttccaggtcttgcagtaatgagccatggttgaccgtatcaaatgcttttgataggtctagcgctacgagtactgttctatggtgggggtattgattcaaaccgcaatttatctgggtgctaatgacatttagcgcggaggtagtgctataaagttttctgaagccatgctgatgaggggctagctgcaaatgtgcttggaaataagggagcaaaatggcttcaagcgtctttgccactggcgataggagagatatcggacgatatgactcacctacgttagctggtttcccaggctttagtagcgggaccaccttggccattttccatttctcgggtatggcaaaggtggagagatacaggttgaagacatgcgctaaatatttgaaaccctctttccctaggtttttaagcatcggcatggctatgccgtctgggcccactgctttggatggtttagcgcgaccaatggcgtcctcaacctctctagcggtgaaggtgattggtgacgcgctgaatttgtgtttatgtgcgtgtctattggctctccgtctatctttgtcgaccgtaggatgcattatatattgtcggcagaaagcgctcgcgcatttttccgcatccgacagcaccttatcgccaaaggcgatggaaactttgtctttgtgcttagtcggattcgatagggactttacggtggaccaaagtttacctacaccggtagagaggttacaacctcttaggtgctcttcccatttcgcccgcttgtgttcgtccacaagcaatctgatgcgttggtttatatcccttatttgggggtcgcctggatcaagctgtcttataaggtcgcgttccctcgctaagctcgcggcctccgctgggaagtgggccggatttcgggaattctcccggcgggaatgaaatgtgccgaggcggattcaatgaccttacggaaggcacgctccccttggcgggcatcagtcgggatagggagggcagcaaagttactgtctgttgcagatttatattcttcccactttccttttttgaagtttatgaaagtgcgtttttcggtgacgatgaagtcggcggtacgctcgaacgaaataagtatgggcaggtggtcggatgccaatgttaccatcggctgccagttgacgcagtttacgagttctgcgcccacgattgagatatctggcgagctatgacagcttcctaccatacgtgtgggggcgtctccgtttattgtgcagaacgtcgtttcttctatttgatccgccaacatctcacccctactgtccgcccgcaagtttgaatgccataggtcgtgatgggcattggaatcgcctaagataatgcgattgttgccagtgagtaaggcctcgattttagggcggtatccactggggcaacaggtgacatgagggatgtagatgttgatgatttctagatttgcatcgcctgaccggacagataggccttgacgttctaagacattgtccctgcggtcgatgccaggatcaaatatatgatattgcacagagtggtgtataataaacgcgaggccgcctccatttccgctctcgcggtccttcctgtggacattatacccagagcaggtctgcaatgcagatctcgctgtgagtttagtctcttgaatcgcagcaatgcggatgttgtgccgcttcatgaaatcgactatctccgtaatcttcccagttagtccattacagtttaactgcagaattctgaagtgcatgaggggtgacgccgccactctaggggtaagtgacggatgactacgcctaggttgtggaaggccaggacgcaattgctgttgtggccttgggactgggcgcccttgggcaagcattggggtacccggatgatttgggtttgcgacctggcaacatggcgcgatgaaagccgtcgaggggttgccgtcgcggagaccagaacatctaggaaagtggcaccacccaaggcaggagctgcattgagcggatgtcgcaaacctatatattctgtgctggcagacggtgcaaacggagggagggactaagagtctgtttccctgacctgcacgattgctgccagaaaagaggggggggggggggggagaagaagacgggggcaggggctgatgctcagcattgctaccagctctactacgaaggtagtagttatgagtggtatcagctgtttgagttgttggcgccgtgtggcgcgagcagcagcgagtacttgttgtggcttgctgagcagcgaggctgctggaaggtagtggaggggcacttaggcgtagactacgggacgcccttgggcgtgagcagcaaggagccacaaaagatttataaaaattacgtggacgtcgggtttcgggatcaagcccagaacaacctgtccgatgcaaccatcccttatacgagacacactgaacagagtatgaccgtcctaaaaagattcttttctgacaaatgcagcaaaaccatttctcaggaccggggtcaggagacggacccggattgggttcgataccttcccggagtaagagaatatgtagcagtcctgctgcaaggagctgctgggaggatgacaatttgtgggagggacgaaacaaattaaatggggtcacactgaaatgacagtccttggtcgggaaaaatcccgagtcgctccggtacatagaaccgactgccttgggaagcggagtggagt is a genomic window of Eurosta solidaginis isolate ZX-2024a chromosome 4, ASM4086904v1, whole genome shotgun sequence containing:
- the LOC137250742 gene encoding uncharacterized protein; protein product: MISGGCAHKIEVDNLENGEIIRHKLLLIKGQIRHQTISTSVSATHATSKCTGQQTIALLVKSQSVEYKRKHSTGRLVQQQSQISRNGQFKLLTDLSQHVAESENQQLPLKLELKFCNIVQHLQIFYESVTLNQNSYQLQPLYIVCGDRKPSKEELHENCEKINLNLHLVQSIYAEQLRSAGFGRRTFALHKGCQVFETRQRCEQVWQQNEDNLWQNFAQELLNSCAWGEKPNLKFVAFIGCTKYDGEKVAASEDFSYANIRRHLKGHAALGGGGLALFGTGYFYAWPKNVSEISSCFSNIKPVDLTLFPDDSNYRRTHGGVYATTLGSVVHEIGHTFDLGHTKDGVMGNGFDYINQVFTTDNLTECLPDRIIQQQAPNANVAQPANRPRFTQLKRTSNNFLQKYHEQKSSEPFYFTRNCLIILAHHKWFTYLNCNNGGAEKAEDKLIIYDAISNCVISKAVESHPLCLIEVRSVDNSLVKCWYEMQSDKDKNAIYKFQLPREAIEAIQKNHYLFVLTQTGLITRLCEG